In one window of Nicotiana tabacum cultivar K326 chromosome 12, ASM71507v2, whole genome shotgun sequence DNA:
- the LOC107760237 gene encoding fluoride export protein 1-like: MDCENKDSELRKIGSSRTSSAASSLRRRSLSLSFSLRKRLNDDDDDDEIESVSEAGDIGDRELQSNRYSGSGRLRLIDENAPEHGVVVPISEEWSREPNAMTSLAPVSPSKLPERKENDEKTEVPWVLEYTSCLLFQAVFGILGVLLRYGLQILFGPRIVGATSDHSYMYLDLPSNMVGSFLMGWFGVVFKEDISRFSTSLAIGLSTGFLGSLTTFSGWNQKMLDLSVEGQWVFVVLGYLIGLFLVAYSFIFGVETAKGVRWLHRRATMNSLNCGTDYHWRVDSYKRHVLVILFLLCILLLLWGISIGLEVTKFSSGSTKVQLWLACIVGPFGVWIRWFLARLNGRGLGKSGFLKWVPFGTLIANVLAACVMAALATLKKAVKTQTCDTVASGIQFGLLGCLSTVSTFIAEFHAMRESKYPWRAYVYALSTMLISFVLGTLIYSVFVWTENFSKRSS; encoded by the exons ATGGATTGTGAGAATAAGGATTCTGAGCTCAGAAAAATTGGATCATCTCGCACAAGCAGTGCCGCTTCTTCTCTCAGGAGGCGTTCTTTGAGTTTGTCGTTTTCTCTTCGTAAGAGgctgaatgatgatgatgatgatgatgaaatcgaatctgtatCAGAAGCAGGAGATATCGGGGATCGAGAGCTTCAAAGCAATAGGTACAGTGGGAGTGGTAGGctgagattaattgatgaaaatGCACCAGAACATGGAGTGGTTGTACCCATTTCAGAGGAATGGTCTCGTGAGCCCAATGCTATGACTAGTCTTGCTCCAGTATCCCCCTCAAAATTACCCGAGCGTAAAGAGAAT GATGAAAAAACAGAGGTGCCATGGGTTTTGGAGTATACTTCATGCCTCTTGTTCCAAGCTGTATTTGGAATACTGGGG GTTTTGTTGAGGTATGGTCTCCAAATATTGTTCGGGCCAAGAATAGTTGGTGCCACAAGTGACCACAGTTATATGTATCTGGACCTGCCTTCTAACATG GTCGGTTCGTTCTTGATGGGTTGGTTTGGTGTGGTCTTTAAAGAGGACATTTCCAGATTTTCAACTTCACTGGCCATTGGATTGTCAACTGGTTTTCTAGGAAGCCTTACAACTTTTAGTGGTTGGAACCAGAAAATGCTCGATCTTAGTGTTGAAGGCCAGTGGGTTTTTGTAGTCCTTGGCTATCTCATAG GTTTATTTCTAGTTGCCTACTCATTCATATTTGGGGTTGAGACTGCCAAAGGTGTCCGTTGGCTCCACAGAAGAGCCACTATGAATTCATTAAACTGTGGCACCGACTACCATTGGAGAGTAGATAGCTACAAGCGCCATGTACTAGTTATTCTCTTTCTGCTATGCATTCTACTTCTGCTTTGGGGTATAAGTATAGGACTGGAGGTAACTAAATTCAGCAGTGGCAGCACAAAAGTGCAGTTGTGGCTGGCATGCATAGTTGGTCCATTTGGGGTGTGGATCAGGTGGTTCTTAGCACGACTGAATGGACGCGGTTTAGGAAAATCAGGCTTTCTCAAATGGGTACCTTTCGGGACTTTGATTGCCAATGTATTAGCAGCTTGTGTCATGGCAGCACTAGCCACCTTGAAGAAAGCA GTTAAGACGCAGACATGTGATACTGTTGCTTCTGGTATTCAATTTGGGCTACTGGGTTGTCTAAGTACAGTTTCCACTTTCATTGCTGAATTTCATGCAATGAGAGAAAGTAAGTATCCATGGAGGGCGTATGTGTACGCTTTGTCTACAATGCTTATTTCATTCGTCTTGGGCACTCTTATATACTCCGTCTTTGTTTGGACTGAAAATTTCAGTAAAAGATCAAGTTGA